Below is a genomic region from Belonocnema kinseyi isolate 2016_QV_RU_SX_M_011 chromosome 4, B_treatae_v1, whole genome shotgun sequence.
tttttcatttcctattttcaccctaatcctggtttcagtcaAAATTACCTTTATcttctccaccaacttttcctctacacccctctcttacattgcctgccataacacttttcttttcactgagtcaaacgctgctttgaaatctacgaacaaagcaattagtttccctttctttctccccaaatttctgttaactagaTAGTTAAGTATGTAGATGTTGTCTAAaattcccatcccttttctaaatcccgtctgattatgtgggatactttctttttgttctgcctgcctctccaacctttttctcaagatttctgcatatattttatagccgactgaaatgagagtgatccctctgtattcctctaccttctttccttcccctttcttgacacgCGGTACCACCATTTCGTCgcccactcttccggccaaccttcccctttccagaccttgttgcagatcttccacatctcATCCCTAATTCCTTCTTCTCCATACTTCATCACTTCGTTCTCCATACCATCTTCTCCTGACGCCTTGTTTCTTTTAAACCTATtcattgcctcatccacttcttctcttgttatctcgttcccttcctccatttctccttggactatcctacacttttcccctttgatcttattttgctctctccctaatagacccttaaaataattcgTCCAtttctccatttctatttcttggttaacgcccttcctttcccctctatccctatttatcacatccaaCACCCAAcattctttgatcgctttttctactccCTCCGCCGCGCTAACTCACGCCTGTTTTCAGTgtagctatgaccgggaagtgctcggaacctatctcattccctaccttcatactccctatcatacgccgcattctttcttcagccaagatgtagtctattactgtcgctccctttcctatgaatgcgATCTCCCCTTCCGAATCTCCTTTCATATttccattgcatataaaccatcctgtttctcctatcatgtccaGTAACTTCCttccctccctgtccgtctctctatttTTGGAGTCCCTTATATATACCTTCTTTTCTTTATCCCATAActctcccccttgttcgccagtccatgcatttaaaaGCCCTCccattaaaaccaattcttccttcttttcatccatccacctccttattacacTTAGCCTTCCtattcccctcttcttctgtatacacacaccaccgctatttctactttcacaattataattttttttatcattgttccatccttttcctctaTGTCCCCATTTATTCTCCCTTTTACTGccaattcttttttcacccctgacatcatgccgcccatccctctccctttaacgtgttcttttcttgcttcttgcatcgtccacacataacctttcggtaacagcctTTTTATTCCCATCCAGTCCTTCTCATGTGCCCaagtttcacgtttctctcttcgctttcctcttctttcctcttcactttgtttcccctttgctgTTTGGAAActcctctgatttatttctagaatctttttcgacttccttccccctaccttttacaatactttttccttttttctttaattcttctaattcttcatcccaacacgattcctccccatttatcaataacctgtctctccctatccacatcatATGGCCCTTTTTACTTTCTACTCAAGCCCTCtactctatttgccatctcctttttctctttctccatgtcagatcttcttcaatccTTTCCCTTCGTCTTCTCAATAATTTTtcccctccataattttctttttctcctccttactccccacttttactagaaacattctttctttttctttttttgtcccacctattctcttgaattcttctacccttacctgcactctaatgtcccgcaaaagattttttatttccacttctcctgtttcactctccacttttaatcccttaactattatcttatttttcctctttgccctttcttccccttctaatcttctttcaatatCACTGAGTCTTTTATTTAATCATTCATTCTCACTCCAGACGTTCTTTTCAAACATACCCCCATCCCTCCtatcactctctctctctctatggTGTCTTCTGTTTAATTCTAACTCACTTTTTTTCCTGGTCCCTGTCTAGCTCGTCGTTCctagccactcttttccttttttcctcccctccactgctagtcgcgctcgcctttttttgccattcttccagacttctgttcgaacccgcgttgcccaGCTTGTTacggcgctgtaaatttgagggccttccgcgTTGCTTTCTCGTACCTGagttcgccccccccccccccccgggttGACTTCTCAGCACTTTCATCACcactgctgtcactgcgatcaacgtcacccatcccttCACtgccaatgctttcagcaacgtcagctttTGCTGCCACtgcggttttctgctctgtgcgatcgtccagtaactgttgctcTCTGGCGCCATTTTGTGGACTtggcgtcgtcggcatcctaccttacccaaagctccgtgacgtttcccgcctttatcacctacctcttTGCCCCCTGgccaagcaattattttttaactcctaacctcaaaaacttcacacgctccaaattttcaattcaaaccactcactttcatcCTTCaaacctttgccttcactcactcTTCATCCTTTACATTCGATCTCCGCAatctctgccttttctgcatctaCTCACCCTTATTctcttcaccaaagccaaaaatacaccacttgataaaaaagagtttttcgcgatcggtaccggaaacggaagccattTGGCCAcattttaaaatgtgaaatatttttcaaaattatgaaatttttgtttttaagagatctgtAGGTATTAATCGCGACTTTTAATACGTTTCGACAAGTTTCACAAAgtattttaatgacattttttaattgtttacaaatttaaaaaagtgctagataattaattgaaaattagactagCTGTATCGGGATATTTTGAAAGACagtaaaatgattattaatataattttcgaacTAATTAGAAGTTTTTGTAGAGTTGACTCAGAACCGAACTTTAAGCGAATGGAAACAAAGTCTGtgaatcaattttaagaaaaaacctATATGTCTttatcaacaataatttaaattttaattattcaagcaaGAGGTGAGTACAAGAAATCTTACTATTAAACAACAGTCGAAAATGATAATCTTTCACCtgtcgttaaaataaaaatgttgattaaaattttacaattaagtgAATTTGATCAtggcaaataaaaatgttaatacggTTGGATACACCtgtcttttattaaataaaatttttaaatattaaaaattaatttattgtcagTTTTATTATTAACGTGAAAGAGATTGATACAATTTCATtctaacgtaattttttaaagcattgtatttgaattgtttaaggaattaaaaattcagatggtATTGACTGCTAAAAATATTCGTCTTCCGCGCAAAGTTTGAACCTTTCTAGCATTAGCCAATATTTGCTGATCTTCCCCATTCCTGAGTTTTCGGAAGTCATCTATCtgcaaacaagatgaattttcaaatattttagagtatttgaaatagtaaaaagattttcaaaatttttagctttttaggGTTTTGTAGCTTAGGCAGAAACCCTAATAGTTTCGGTCAGATGTAAGGAAAGTAAGGGAAATGAGAAAGGAGATGGAGAAAATGAAACTAGAGGAAGTGATGGAAGTGATAGAAAATTGCAGCGGGGGAATAAGTGGGGAAAAAGTGGGGAGAGAGAAAAGAAATGAGGGAGACAGTAGGGAAATTAGGGCATGGTTATTATTCAGATATGATTAAAAATGAGAATGAGTAGGGGTGGGCACATGAGAGCTGAGGAAGGAAAGTAGGCATCGTGGAGTATCAGCTGAGAAAGCGTGGAGAAGGAGATAAAGTGAGGGAAGAAGTGGCGAAGGGTAAAATAAGGGGTTGAAAATGGGCAAGGAGAGTGAGGTGAGATAAATTAGAGGAAGTTAAGCTTAATTACAGATTTGGTAGAGGAAATGAGGTGTGGGGTACtgtgttaaaataattataaagaagGGTGAGTAGGGAAGGGAAATTAGAGGCTGGAGAagagaaattggaaaaaaaaggAGAGGAGCTGAGGAGGAGACCTGAATGCAAGGAGTGGTTCGTGAGAAAGAGAGGAGGGGAGGATATGACGGGAGGAGGTGAAGAGGAGAGCGGGAGAGGAGGTAAAGATGACTGGCGAAGAGGAAGAGAGGAGGGGGAGGAGAGGAGGAGTCGCGGAGAGGAGGTAGGGGTGGTGGCAGTAGAGGAAGAAGTAGTGAAGTCTGAATTGTGTAGGAAGGAAAAGTATGGGAATGGGAGTCTTAAAAGACTTATTTACGTCTTAATAGGCTCCGATATcctttttttgtgaaacattttttgaCTAGTTTTTACACTTTATACCTGATTTGGAGAAATTCTTATAGGTTGCGGAATTACAATCCAAACCACACATTCAGTATAGGGAGGTGTGGTTAAAGATCCTGAATAAGTATAATAACTGGGGACCTTTAAGCAATGTTGCATCCATTTTAGACAATCTGTTTATattgcaagtttttaaatttaccacTATTTAGCTCAATTTAATTCCAAAAGTTAAACCTACTAGCTGGAACTTTTTTCTCTGACCCAGCCTCAATAATGTATCTTAAATTATCTGTTAGAATTTCCAATTGTGGGTTACTCCATGAAGAGTTTGTGTCTGTAGCCTATGAATCACGTactattattttatgaatttaattcaaGTAAACGtttgaaatatgtaataattttttctacaagtatttaattaatatgctatttaattatttatttaccagAAAAAGAAACGCAAGGACACAAAGTCCGTCTTTATGTTTTTTGCTTTCTTCTATAGTTCCGTACCTTCTATTCCAGTGAACTGCATGTGCTTCCATTGAaaacctaaataaattttttagcttaTTTCGAACCTTCTCTTTAAAAAGGTGCGCCACCAGTCACCAgattccgaaaaaaaaattttatttttttcaaatctgtcaATATTAATCCACACCCCGGACTTTTGAAAGTAACAAGGGGTTTTAAATAGGAAAAgctcgatttttgaaaaaatacaaggaataaatacagtggaactcttcgatagcgccgattttgggccTGACGGTGGGTGGGAGCTAACTCATTATAGCTTGCTCCGCTTTTgattgttcacgcctgagtgctcacgTTAGTGACAACCCCAAATCCCACGCACCCTGCGCAACTCCTTTCACACATACCTAtagtgcggcgtcaattctcgattaaactataaaagggagggctattgaagagatTCACTGTACTTGTTATTAAGTTGTTGTAAATTAGAGCTTAGTCActtcttaagaaatatttaagaaatcatttttatgtaATATCTTTTGATATGTATCCCCTCGCCTCCCAACTTTGAAtgtgctaaaaaaatttccaaacattttctaaagagtttaaattttttttaacatgtagatttttaaagatttctaaaaaaaactttcttaacatcttaaaaggtttaaaaaatatattttctgcagatcattagaaaaatttgaaattacattttattcaggaaaataatttctaagaaaatatgtaaaaattgcaaacattttaaaaaacttccaaaattttcaaagtagaattgaaagattttagggaaattgttgtaatttttaacaaattttagaaattattcaaatagttttcaaagatatttaaaaggattgtaggtttctaaaacatttaacaaaaacttttaatttaaaggtttaaacaaatttcgtaaagaatgtaaaaatgttaaacacagcttaaaacttttaaaaaactgtagatttgtgcagatattgaaaaaatatatttttaagtattgtaTAAGGGATCAAGagaataacagtttttttttaattgttagaaaaattttgaataatttttaaactaagaaataacgtttgaaagaaaatacaaaaatttaacgtttgaaaaattttccaatataaaaagACAATAAATGATTGactaaaacgttaaaaaatattgtagaggattttaaagtaaaatttttagatattgcAATTGTAAGATTAAGACATCTTAGAGAAATTCTAGTgtgttttattaatatttagaagttttcaaaaaatgcaaaaaaatttaaacttctgaagatttaaacaattctaaacatGCTAtcaatttgttaaagattttcaattaagcattcctgaagatttcaaaaaaaggaagaacttttcataaaattcctaaaagttttaaagattttcttaaatttaagaaataattcgagtcagtttaaaatatattttgaaatttatctcttttgttgtaCATTTAACGTTTCttgtttttcgtttttaatctaggttttcaaatattttcaaacaaagaagttttttaaattttttgaaaggtgTAAAGAGAATGAAACATATTTCTTTACATTTCTAGCataatagaaaatcaatttttatttcgttaaattatttattttgttatatttgaaataatttaaaaagatttcaaaacattcccaaaattattaaaaaaagaatccagaagattttaatgatattcctttccaaccaaataaaaaaaaatatagaataaaatcGAATTAATTTAGAAGACATTTAAGAATTCTGCAAGTttagaagatattaaaaatattttgaaacttgacAAAATGTccctaaatattttcaaattctttctgAACTTCTGAAAGGcttcaatatct
It encodes:
- the LOC117171677 gene encoding carbonic anhydrase 1-like isoform X1 encodes the protein MAEMVYLIGLPKSGQSPIDIEDKAVRPHRFPSLNLSGHWLRDGDATLINTGKTAKICLSGDRIPSSIKGGPLFTDEYEFQEVHFHWGKENCCGSEHTINSTWFSMEAHAVHWNRRYGTIEESKKHKDGLCVLAFLFLATDTNSSWSNPQLEILTDNLRYIIEAGSEKKVPANCLKWMQHCLKVPSYYTYSGSLTTPPYTECVVWIVIPQPIRISPNQIDDFRKLRNGEDQQILANARKVQTLRGRRIFLAVNTI